The following DNA comes from Cellulophaga sp. HaHa_2_95.
CCACGTCGTAGAAAGTAATTTTTAAAGAAGTAGAAAAATGTTACAACCTAAAAGAACCAAGTTTCGTAAGACACAGAAGGGTAGAATGAAAGGGATCTCTGGAAGAGGTCATCAGCTTTCAAATGGTATGTTCGGTATAAAATCTTTAGATACAAGTTTTATTACATCAAGACAGATAGAAGCGGCGCGTATTGCTGCTACTAGATATATGAAAAGAGAGGGGCAAATGTGGATTAAAATATTTCCAGATAAGCCTATTACCAAAAAGCCTCTAGAGGTTCGTATGGGTAAAGGTAAAGGTGCTCCTGAATATTTTGTTGCTGTGGTTTTACCTGGTAGGATTATGTTCGAAATCGCTGGGGTGTCTCAGGAGATTGCTAAAGAGGCGTTACGTCTTGCGGCACAGAAATTACCTGTTAAAACAAAGTTTATTGTTGCTAGAGATTATTCAGCTTAATTTTTAATTGTAAGGAATTATGAAACAATCAGAAGTAAAGGAATTATCTGTTGAGGAGTTAGGCTCTAAATTAGCTGAGGCTAAGAAGCAACATTCAGATTTGAAAATAGCGCATAGCGTTACTCCGTTGGAAAACCCGCTTCAAATAAGAAAAGCGAGAAGAACAGTGGCTAGAATAGCGACAGAATTAACTAAAAGGGATAACCAATAACTGGTTCTGCTTTATGGAAAAAAGAAACTTAAGAAAAGAGAGAGTAGGAGTTGTTACTAGCAACAAAATGGAGAAATCAATTGTGATTTCAGAAGTTAAGCGAGTAAAACACCCTATGTACGGAAAGTTCGTATTAAGAACTAAAAAATATGTTGCACACGATGAGGCAAATGATTGCAATATTGGTGATACGGTAAGGATAATGGAAACACGTCCTTTAAGTAAAACTAAATGTTGGAGATTGGTTGAAATCATTGAAAGAGCTAAATAATTATGTTACAGCAAGAATCAAGATTAAAGGTAGCTGACAATACTGGGGCAAAAGAAGTTTTGACCATTAGAGTGTTAGGTGGTACAAAAAGAAGATATGCTTCTGTAGGAGATAAAATAGTAGTAGCTGTTAAAGAAGCTACTCCTAATGGTACTATTAAAAAAGGTGCTGTTTCTACTGCAGTAGTAGTTAGAACTAAAAAGGAAGTAAGAAGACAAGATGGTTCTTACATTCGTTTTGATGATAACGCCTGTGTTCTTTTAAATCCAACTGGAGAAATGAGAGGTACACGTGTTTTTGGACCTGTAGCTAGAGAACTTCGTGATAAGCAATTCATGAAAATTGTATCATTAGCTCCAGAGGTGCTATAACATTTAGAAACAGATGAAAAAGCTAAAAATAAAAGTAGGAGATATCGTAAGAATCGTAGCTGGAGACCATAAAGGTGTAGAAGGTAAGATTATGAAGATTGATTTTGATAAGAACAAGGCGATTGTTGAAGGTGCTAATATGGTGTCTAAGCATGAAAAGCCGAGTGCTAAAAATCCTCAAGGTGGTATCGTAAAGAAAGAGGCACTTTTACACATTTCTAATTTAGCATTGATTGATGCTAAATCTGGTAGCACTACGAGAGTAGGTTACGATGTTAGAGATGGGAAAAAAGTAAGAGTCTCTAAAAAATCTAATGAAGTAATATAGTTATGGCTTACGTTACAAGGTTAAAAACAGAATACAATGAGCGCATTATTGGCGCTCTTAAAGAAGAGTTTGGGTATAAGAACGTTATGCAAGTTCCTAAGCTAGAGAAGATAGTTGTTAGTAGAGGTGTTGGTGCAGCTGTAGCAGATAAGAAGTTAATCGACCATGCGGTTGATGAATTAACTACAATTACTGGTCAGAAGTCTGTAGCGACTATTTCTAAGAAGGATGTTGCTTCTTTTAAGCTTAGAAAAGGGATGCCAATCGGTTGTAAGGTTACTTTAAGAGGTGAAAGAATGTTCGAATTTCTTGATCGTTTAGTTACTAGTGCGCTTCCAAGAGTTAGAGATTTCCAAGGAATTAAGGCTACTGGCTTTGATGGACGTGGTAATTATAACCTAGGTGTTACAGAGCAAATTATTTTTCCTGAGATAAATATTGATAAAATTAATAGAATCAACGGAATGGATATTACCTTTGTAACTTCTGCACAAACAGATAAAGAGGCGAAATCATTATTAACTCAATTGGGACTACCTTTTAAAAAGAATTAAGATGGCTAAAGAATCGATGAAAGCCCGCGAGGTTAAAAGAGAGAAAACTGTAGCAAAGTATGCTGAGAAGAGAAAAGCTTTGAAAGAAGCTGGTGACTACGAAGGCCTACAGAAACTGCCTAGAAATGCTAATCCCGTACGTTTGCATAATAGATGTAAGCTTACAGGTAGACCTAGAGGGTACATGAGAACATTCGGTGTTTCGCGTGTAACTTTTAGAGAAATGGCAAATGCAGGGTTAATACCAGGTGTTAAAAAGGCTAGCTGGTAATCAATTTAAATATTAACTGGTATCAGGTTTAGCGCTTTGCTAAAAACCGATACTGCAAATTAGTACATATGGTAACAGATCCAATTTCGGATTACTTAACAAGAATTAGAAACGCGAGTAGCGCTGGGCACAGAGTTGTCGAGATTCCTGCTTCTAATTTAAAAAAAGAAATGACTAAAATATTGTTCGAACAAGGATATATTTTAAGTTATAAGTTTGAACCAAACAAGGTTCAAGGCACAGTGAAAATAGCTTTGAAGTATGATAAGCTAACTAAAGAGCCTGTGATAAAAAAAATTATGCGTATAAGTAAACCAGGTCTACGTAAGTATGCTGGTTCTACTGATTTACCAAGAGTACTTAACGGATTGGGTATTGCTATCGTTTCAACTTCACATGGGGTTATGACGAGTAAGCAAGCTAAGCTAGAAAAAGTTGGTGGTGAAGTATTATGTTACGTTTATTAATACTATAAAGATTTAAGAAATGTCTAGAATAGGTAATAATCCAGTTGCGATACCTCAAGGAGTAACCGTTGAGATAAAAGAG
Coding sequences within:
- the rplE gene encoding 50S ribosomal protein L5 encodes the protein MAYVTRLKTEYNERIIGALKEEFGYKNVMQVPKLEKIVVSRGVGAAVADKKLIDHAVDELTTITGQKSVATISKKDVASFKLRKGMPIGCKVTLRGERMFEFLDRLVTSALPRVRDFQGIKATGFDGRGNYNLGVTEQIIFPEINIDKINRINGMDITFVTSAQTDKEAKSLLTQLGLPFKKN
- the rpsQ gene encoding 30S ribosomal protein S17, whose amino-acid sequence is MEKRNLRKERVGVVTSNKMEKSIVISEVKRVKHPMYGKFVLRTKKYVAHDEANDCNIGDTVRIMETRPLSKTKCWRLVEIIERAK
- the rpsH gene encoding 30S ribosomal protein S8 — its product is MVTDPISDYLTRIRNASSAGHRVVEIPASNLKKEMTKILFEQGYILSYKFEPNKVQGTVKIALKYDKLTKEPVIKKIMRISKPGLRKYAGSTDLPRVLNGLGIAIVSTSHGVMTSKQAKLEKVGGEVLCYVY
- the rpsN gene encoding 30S ribosomal protein S14, which gives rise to MAKESMKAREVKREKTVAKYAEKRKALKEAGDYEGLQKLPRNANPVRLHNRCKLTGRPRGYMRTFGVSRVTFREMANAGLIPGVKKASW
- the rplX gene encoding 50S ribosomal protein L24 produces the protein MKKLKIKVGDIVRIVAGDHKGVEGKIMKIDFDKNKAIVEGANMVSKHEKPSAKNPQGGIVKKEALLHISNLALIDAKSGSTTRVGYDVRDGKKVRVSKKSNEVI
- the rplP gene encoding 50S ribosomal protein L16 produces the protein MLQPKRTKFRKTQKGRMKGISGRGHQLSNGMFGIKSLDTSFITSRQIEAARIAATRYMKREGQMWIKIFPDKPITKKPLEVRMGKGKGAPEYFVAVVLPGRIMFEIAGVSQEIAKEALRLAAQKLPVKTKFIVARDYSA
- the rplN gene encoding 50S ribosomal protein L14, with the protein product MLQQESRLKVADNTGAKEVLTIRVLGGTKRRYASVGDKIVVAVKEATPNGTIKKGAVSTAVVVRTKKEVRRQDGSYIRFDDNACVLLNPTGEMRGTRVFGPVARELRDKQFMKIVSLAPEVL
- the rpmC gene encoding 50S ribosomal protein L29, translated to MKQSEVKELSVEELGSKLAEAKKQHSDLKIAHSVTPLENPLQIRKARRTVARIATELTKRDNQ